Proteins from a single region of Leptolyngbyaceae cyanobacterium:
- a CDS encoding glutathione S-transferase family protein: protein MTNLALQIETVGNQMLKLYGSARSRATIVQWYLEELGIPFEFVMLDMQNGEHRQPEYLGINPMGKVPSIVDGDLKLWESGAILLYLAEKYGNVGTQPEQKAILAQWVLFANSTLVNGVFQEANRDREMPRLFPPLNQIFEQQPYLLGEEFSVADVAVGSVLAYIPMMLKLDLSDYPAILDYMKRLSERPAFQKAFGGRS from the coding sequence ATGACCAACCTTGCTTTACAAATTGAAACAGTGGGAAACCAAATGTTGAAACTATATGGCAGCGCCCGCAGTCGGGCTACGATCGTACAGTGGTACTTAGAAGAATTGGGTATTCCCTTTGAATTTGTCATGTTGGATATGCAAAATGGGGAACACCGACAACCCGAATATTTAGGTATTAATCCGATGGGAAAAGTCCCTAGTATAGTGGATGGGGATTTAAAACTTTGGGAATCCGGCGCAATTCTGCTTTATTTGGCTGAAAAATATGGAAATGTAGGAACACAACCAGAGCAAAAGGCTATCCTAGCTCAGTGGGTGTTGTTTGCTAATTCAACATTAGTAAATGGAGTGTTTCAAGAAGCAAATCGCGATCGCGAAATGCCTCGTTTGTTCCCGCCATTAAATCAAATTTTCGAGCAGCAACCTTATTTGCTAGGAGAAGAATTCAGCGTAGCAGATGTAGCAGTTGGCTCGGTTTTAGCTTACATTCCCATGATGCTGAAGTTGGATTTGAGCGATTATCCGGCTATTTTGGATTACATGAAGCGATTGTCTGAACGTCCGGCTTTTCAAAAAGCTTTTGGCGGCAGAAGTTAA
- a CDS encoding AAA family ATPase — translation MAEKYIDKYWQRKIPGRFGSKEKVLFLTAQGLPATFNEGVARPEQQIVTHIFDKLVDPVFEIVEKYKERAGAPTPKVILQFAIPSNVEAEKTTGREQVQQQAFSEEQPDIEYPIEEARWSLDKVILPNQTRINLEETLNLIRKHDLIYKKWGLASVLGNTSPAISINLFGPPGTGKTRCAEGIAHALGKKLLRINFAQLESKFVGQTSQNIIAVLKLKHLLN, via the coding sequence GTGGCTGAAAAGTACATCGATAAATACTGGCAAAGAAAAATTCCAGGTCGCTTTGGCAGTAAAGAAAAAGTCCTGTTTTTGACAGCACAAGGACTACCAGCTACTTTCAATGAAGGAGTTGCACGTCCAGAGCAACAAATTGTAACACACATTTTTGACAAACTGGTAGATCCTGTTTTCGAGATTGTTGAAAAGTACAAGGAAAGAGCAGGCGCACCTACACCCAAAGTTATTCTTCAGTTTGCAATTCCTTCAAATGTCGAAGCTGAGAAAACTACAGGACGCGAGCAAGTTCAACAGCAAGCTTTTTCAGAAGAACAGCCTGATATTGAATATCCAATTGAGGAAGCCCGTTGGTCATTAGACAAAGTGATTTTGCCTAATCAAACAAGAATTAATTTAGAAGAGACTTTAAATCTCATTAGAAAGCATGACCTGATCTACAAAAAATGGGGTCTAGCTTCTGTTTTAGGTAATACGTCACCAGCAATATCAATCAACTTGTTTGGCCCACCAGGTACAGGCAAAACTCGATGCGCTGAGGGAATTGCTCACGCTTTAGGGAAAAAGCTTTTACGGATAAACTTTGCACAATTGGAGAGCAAATTTGTCGGTCAGACTAGCCAGAATATTATAGCTGTATTGAAATTAAAGCATCTCTTGAATTAG
- a CDS encoding DUF433 domain-containing protein, producing MTQLTNTTAQFTPTDHKYVHLDANNVPIIVSSTMKVVELITSVYAYGWSPEELHFQYPHLTMSQIHSALAYYWEHKAEIDADMERRFEYAERLRKEAGESPISKRLRAQGLIK from the coding sequence ATGACTCAATTAACAAACACAACCGCTCAATTCACGCCCACCGATCATAAATACGTACATCTTGATGCCAACAATGTACCTATTATTGTCAGTAGCACAATGAAGGTAGTCGAATTAATCACCTCTGTTTATGCTTATGGTTGGAGTCCTGAAGAACTGCACTTTCAATATCCTCATTTAACTATGAGTCAAATACATTCTGCCTTAGCTTATTACTGGGAACATAAAGCCGAAATTGATGCAGATATGGAACGACGCTTCGAGTATGCAGAACGTTTACGCAAAGAAGCAGGTGAATCTCCAATATCTAAAAGACTTCGGGCGCAAGGATTGATCAAATGA
- a CDS encoding ureidoglycolate lyase: MSQSILLKQLEAKLITPESFNLYGQVIFPSQDGKTYDAEDARLNLQNGIPRFYIMRLHMKGRKFHKITRHVRCTQCLGSLAGKDWLMVVAPPNHHIDRPALEKMAAFRIPGNCFIKLEVGTWHAGPYFDDDFVDFYNLELSDTNVADHFTYNFLERDRMEFEII; this comes from the coding sequence ATGAGTCAATCAATTTTACTCAAACAACTAGAGGCTAAACTGATTACCCCTGAAAGCTTTAACTTATACGGACAGGTGATTTTCCCAAGTCAAGATGGTAAAACTTACGATGCAGAGGATGCTCGGTTAAATCTGCAAAATGGCATTCCTCGCTTTTATATTATGCGACTGCATATGAAAGGACGTAAGTTTCACAAAATCACTCGTCACGTTCGATGTACTCAATGTCTCGGTTCTTTGGCGGGAAAAGATTGGCTGATGGTGGTAGCCCCTCCGAATCATCATATCGATCGACCAGCTTTAGAAAAAATGGCAGCTTTTCGCATTCCCGGTAATTGTTTTATTAAATTAGAAGTAGGAACTTGGCACGCTGGGCCATATTTTGATGATGATTTTGTTGATTTTTATAATTTGGAATTAAGCGATACTAATGTGGCGGATCATTTTACTTACAATTTTTTAGAACGCGATCGTATGGAATTCGAGATTATTTAA
- a CDS encoding ABC transporter ATP-binding protein — MAYLRLEGITKRFGNFIANDNISLSISRGSIHAILGENGAGKTTLMNILCGLYQPDKGQIFIEDKPVKISSASAAIQCGIGMIHQHFMLIPQLSVTENIILGTEWDWRLDLKAASWKISEMAHSYNLDIDPFRKVGDLPVGVQQRVEILKALYRQAKLLILDEPTAVLTPPEVDILFSILRQLARNGQTIIFISHKLEEVMNLCDTVTILRRGQVVVTKERSETNARELASLMVGREVFFQLEKPAVECGDVVLEVKNLQVRDARNLAVVKDVSFEIREGEILGIAGVDGNGQRELADTIANLHPIASGSIHNHYTNENKQKKLAYIPEDRQKMGLVMGFSIAKNLILKAFKFLPFCRRWLLQYEIINRHTIEAMESFDIRTENPDIKVSKLSGGNQQKVVLARELSGNPALIVAMQPTRGLDVGATEYVQQRLLVERERGAAILFISTELDEVMQMSDRIAIMYEGKFVEILDASTATVEQIGYLMTGGKANV; from the coding sequence ATGGCTTACTTACGTCTTGAAGGTATTACAAAACGCTTTGGTAATTTTATTGCTAATGACAATATCAGCCTAAGCATCAGTCGCGGCTCGATCCATGCCATTTTAGGAGAAAACGGAGCCGGAAAAACTACTTTAATGAATATTCTTTGTGGACTTTATCAACCAGATAAAGGTCAAATTTTCATTGAAGATAAGCCTGTAAAAATTTCCTCAGCTAGTGCGGCTATTCAGTGTGGAATTGGCATGATTCATCAACATTTTATGTTGATTCCACAATTGTCGGTAACGGAAAATATTATTTTGGGAACTGAGTGGGATTGGCGGTTGGATTTAAAAGCGGCGAGTTGGAAAATATCTGAAATGGCTCATTCCTACAATCTGGATATCGATCCGTTCAGAAAAGTAGGAGATTTACCTGTTGGGGTACAACAAAGAGTAGAGATTTTAAAAGCTCTTTATCGCCAAGCAAAATTGTTGATTTTGGATGAACCGACAGCAGTTTTAACTCCGCCAGAAGTAGATATTTTGTTTTCTATTCTACGCCAACTTGCTCGAAATGGACAAACGATTATTTTTATCAGTCACAAGTTAGAAGAGGTGATGAATCTCTGCGATACTGTTACCATATTGCGACGAGGACAAGTGGTGGTAACGAAGGAAAGATCGGAGACTAATGCGCGAGAATTGGCAAGCTTGATGGTGGGAAGAGAAGTATTTTTTCAATTAGAAAAGCCTGCTGTTGAATGCGGTGATGTTGTGTTAGAAGTGAAAAATCTACAAGTAAGAGATGCGCGAAATTTAGCGGTAGTAAAAGATGTGTCTTTTGAGATCCGAGAAGGGGAAATTTTAGGAATTGCTGGGGTGGATGGTAACGGACAACGGGAGTTGGCAGATACGATCGCAAATTTACATCCCATCGCAAGCGGTAGCATACACAATCATTATACTAACGAAAACAAACAGAAAAAGCTTGCTTATATTCCAGAAGATAGACAGAAAATGGGTTTGGTGATGGGGTTTAGCATTGCCAAAAATTTAATACTCAAAGCATTTAAGTTTTTGCCATTTTGTCGTCGCTGGTTATTGCAATATGAGATAATTAATCGCCATACCATTGAAGCTATGGAAAGTTTTGATATTCGGACTGAAAACCCTGATATTAAAGTTAGCAAATTATCTGGCGGGAATCAACAAAAAGTTGTGTTAGCAAGAGAACTTTCCGGTAATCCAGCTTTAATTGTGGCGATGCAACCAACCAGAGGTTTAGATGTGGGTGCAACGGAATACGTGCAGCAAAGGTTGTTAGTTGAAAGGGAAAGAGGTGCGGCAATTTTGTTTATTTCCACTGAGTTGGACGAGGTGATGCAGATGAGCGATCGCATTGCTATTATGTACGAGGGAAAATTTGTCGAAATTCTGGATGCTAGCACTGCTACTGTCGAACAAATCGGTTATTTGATGACAGGCGGTAAAGCCAATGTGTAA
- the psaM gene encoding photosystem I reaction center subunit XII codes for MSLSDTQVFVALVVALIPGILAFRLATELYK; via the coding sequence ATGTCTTTATCCGATACCCAAGTTTTCGTAGCTCTTGTCGTAGCGCTAATTCCCGGTATTCTGGCTTTCCGTCTGGCTACCGAACTTTATAAATAA
- a CDS encoding tetratricopeptide repeat protein, with product MKASSFLNNHDFSNHRCHSTVVPESEEPDSNQQHFQRRPGRKLQVVSSLESTQIEGDSTSLRLLAREKVQQSNYAQAIEIFNCLIDRHPSDANDYNNRGLIYFQSGQLTKAIADYNKAIQLNPYLAGAYNNRANYYAARGRLEEALADYDKAIDLNPLHVRAWINQGITYRDLQLYDRAIDNFDFALRLGQLKGYILAQRGRTYHLMGDWNYAVADYRRALDELSDGRRRQQVENWLNDLLSPILD from the coding sequence ATGAAAGCTAGCTCTTTTTTAAATAATCACGATTTTTCTAATCATCGGTGTCACTCTACTGTTGTCCCAGAATCAGAAGAGCCTGATTCAAATCAGCAGCATTTTCAAAGGCGTCCGGGGCGGAAGCTGCAAGTGGTTTCTAGTTTAGAGTCTACCCAGATCGAGGGAGATTCTACCAGCTTACGCCTACTGGCTCGTGAGAAAGTGCAACAAAGTAATTACGCTCAAGCGATCGAGATTTTCAACTGTCTGATCGATCGCCACCCCAGCGATGCCAACGATTATAACAATCGAGGGCTGATTTATTTTCAGAGCGGTCAATTGACTAAGGCGATCGCGGATTATAACAAAGCCATCCAACTGAATCCCTATTTGGCTGGTGCTTACAATAACCGGGCTAATTACTACGCCGCGCGAGGACGATTAGAAGAAGCTTTAGCTGACTATGATAAGGCGATCGATCTCAATCCGCTGCACGTTAGAGCTTGGATTAACCAAGGAATAACTTATCGAGATTTGCAGTTATACGATCGAGCAATTGACAATTTCGATTTTGCTTTACGCTTGGGTCAGCTAAAAGGCTATATTTTAGCCCAACGGGGTCGTACCTATCATTTGATGGGGGACTGGAATTATGCAGTGGCTGACTACCGACGCGCCCTAGATGAGTTATCAGATGGGCGTCGGCGTCAGCAAGTAGAAAACTGGTTAAACGATTTACTCAGTCCTATCCTAGATTAA
- a CDS encoding BMP family protein: MSVLHHRRQFLIYGSAAFATSLLLKACASNSTSTSNTPSTTPSSSDAKKLKVAVALPGIITDKAWNQVGYEGVKAIEKKLGVETAYVENVAQADQVEVLSDFARRGYNLIYAHGGQFDAAIRQVAPQFFPDTYFVGVNGTVSGKNMASLRIDHLQASYICGIIGAAMTKSNKMAYLAAQSFQATNEELRGFQLGAKSVKPNIQIVPSYTGDWNDAAKAKEATLALISSGVDVIYQWLDNASPAVLQTAAEKGIYAFGNTTDQLDLAPKAVLTSAVKRIDLAIAYLAELANKGNLEGKIYTLGFEQPDILYFGKFGAMVSKDVEQKAIQTKESILAKKIMFESCQENGQYTRCLKLGNG; the protein is encoded by the coding sequence ATGTCGGTTCTCCATCATCGGCGTCAATTTCTAATTTACGGTTCAGCGGCTTTTGCTACCAGTCTGCTGCTGAAAGCTTGTGCTAGCAATTCTACTTCGACATCGAACACGCCAAGCACTACGCCATCGTCATCAGATGCCAAAAAGTTGAAAGTGGCGGTTGCGTTACCCGGAATTATCACCGATAAAGCTTGGAACCAGGTAGGATATGAAGGCGTAAAAGCGATCGAAAAAAAGCTGGGAGTGGAAACAGCTTATGTTGAAAATGTAGCGCAAGCAGATCAAGTAGAAGTACTTTCCGATTTTGCGCGGCGGGGTTATAACCTAATATACGCTCACGGAGGACAATTTGATGCGGCTATTCGTCAGGTAGCACCGCAGTTTTTTCCCGATACTTACTTCGTGGGTGTCAATGGTACGGTAAGCGGCAAAAATATGGCTTCTTTGCGGATAGATCACTTGCAAGCTAGCTATATTTGCGGAATCATCGGTGCTGCTATGACAAAATCAAATAAAATGGCTTATTTGGCAGCGCAATCTTTTCAAGCAACCAATGAAGAATTGCGAGGATTTCAGTTAGGCGCTAAGTCTGTTAAACCCAATATTCAAATCGTTCCCAGTTACACCGGGGATTGGAATGATGCAGCTAAGGCGAAAGAAGCAACTTTGGCGTTGATTTCTTCTGGGGTAGATGTAATTTATCAATGGTTGGATAATGCTTCTCCGGCGGTGTTGCAAACTGCGGCGGAAAAAGGAATTTATGCTTTTGGAAATACTACAGATCAGCTAGATTTAGCACCGAAGGCAGTGTTAACGAGTGCGGTAAAGCGGATCGATTTAGCAATTGCTTATCTCGCCGAGTTAGCAAATAAAGGAAATCTGGAAGGAAAAATTTATACGCTTGGTTTCGAGCAGCCTGATATTCTTTATTTTGGCAAATTCGGCGCGATGGTGTCAAAGGATGTAGAGCAGAAAGCAATCCAGACTAAAGAATCAATTTTAGCCAAAAAAATTATGTTTGAATCTTGCCAAGAAAATGGACAATACACTCGATGTTTGAAATTGGGTAATGGTTAG
- a CDS encoding Uma2 family endonuclease, with protein MSPTLTNKVRWTTADLELFPDNGKRYEIIDGELFVTKAPDWKHQNVADNVCTELKIWSRQSGLGDAATTPGIIFTDADNVIPDVVWASNERLAEILDEAGHLTGVPELIIEVLSPGETQERRDRELKLKLYSSQGVREYWIFDRIQIKIEIYRRENGVLKLAVTLYREDNLTSPLLPGFSCPVERLFSSVIQGI; from the coding sequence ATGTCTCCCACACTAACAAACAAAGTACGATGGACAACCGCAGACTTGGAATTATTCCCAGACAACGGCAAACGTTATGAAATTATTGATGGAGAATTATTTGTGACTAAAGCGCCTGACTGGAAACATCAAAATGTTGCTGACAACGTTTGCACCGAGTTAAAAATTTGGTCTAGACAATCAGGTTTAGGAGATGCGGCAACAACTCCGGGAATTATTTTCACAGATGCGGATAATGTAATTCCCGATGTAGTTTGGGCGAGCAACGAACGTTTAGCAGAAATATTAGATGAGGCAGGACATTTAACGGGTGTGCCAGAATTAATCATAGAAGTATTATCTCCCGGAGAAACACAGGAAAGAAGAGATCGGGAATTAAAATTAAAACTCTATTCCTCTCAAGGAGTTCGAGAATATTGGATTTTTGACCGCATACAAATCAAAATAGAAATTTATCGCCGAGAAAATGGAGTTTTAAAACTAGCTGTTACTTTATATAGAGAAGATAATTTAACCAGTCCACTTTTACCTGGCTTTAGTTGTCCTGTTGAGCGGTTATTTAGCAGCGTGATTCAAGGTATTTAG